The Natronoarchaeum mannanilyticum nucleotide sequence CCGGTCGCGCCACTTCTTCCAGAAGTACGTGTACACCGAGTAGTGGTCGCCCTCGTTGGTCGTGATCGACCCCGGCTCGTGGATGATCGCGTCGTGATAGCTCGCCCGCTCGACGTCGGCGTCGTCGAGCGCCCGCCGAACCGCGGCGTCGCGCTCGCGGGCCAGTCCTGAGTAGTCCTTGTTCCAGACCACTCGCTCGGCGTCGAGCGCGTCGGCGATCGCCGGCAGCACCTCGCGCGGGTCGCCGCGGGCCAGCAGCAGGTCCCCGCCGCGCTCCCAGTACCAGGTGCGAAGCGAGAGGAGCGCGTCGAGCATGAACGCCACCCGCGGGGGCGAGGCGTGGTCCAGCACCGCGTCGTCGAACACGAACACCGGACAGACCGGGCCGTCCTCGGCGGCGGCCGCCAGCGCCCTGTTGTCGTCGGCCCGCAGATCGCGCCGGTGCCAGTGGAGTTGCATACCGGCCTCTGAGGACTCGTGCGGCATAAATCACCGTCACGCCCCGCCGGAACGTCTCTCGCTATCGAAAGCTACAAGCGATCCACGGGCGAATCACCGCCCATGGAACTGCGGGTTATCGAGAGCAGCGACGAGGAGATCTCTATCGAGATCGGCGGGGAGGACCACACGTTCATGAACGTGCTGAAGGGCGCACTGCTGGAGACGGAGGGCGTCACCGCGGCGACGTACGACGTGAACCCCGAGCAGTCCGGCGGTCAGACCGAGCCGATTCTCTCGGTCAAGACCGACGAGACGATCGAACCGCTCGACGCGATCGAGGACGCAGCCGGTCGAATCCGCGACAAGACGACGGCGTTCAAGGACGCGTACGACGCCGCCGCGTAACCGACGGGGATTTCCTTCTGATCGCCGCTACTCGCCGTCGAGCGCCGCCGCCAGCGTTTCGAGTTCGGCCTTTCGGAGCGCGCGGTCGGCGTCGATCGAGTCGTCCAGGGCGTCGACGCGCTCGCGAATCGCCGCGCGCATCTCCGACTTGGCGGGGAACGGCTTCGCACCCACATCGTGACCGACGGTCTCAGCGATCGCCGCGAGATCTTCCTTGGTGAACCCGGCCGACCCCTCGCGCTCGAAGCGGCCGACGCCGACGCGGATTTCGTTGCGCAACTCGTTGACGGTCGGGCTCATAGCCGCACCGGCACCCCGCGTTCGTCCAGAACCACCTTTTTCCGCCTCGGGTGCGCTGACGCGCACCACTCGGCGCAAAAATCTGGGCCAAAAAGCTCCTCGCTCACTTCGTTCGCTCGGAGTACACTACTCATAGCCGCACCGGCACCCCGCGCTCGTCCAAGTATTCTTTCACGTCCCGGATCGAGTACTCGTCGAAGTGGAAGATCGACGCCGCCAGCGCCGCGTCGGCGTCGGCCTCGGTGAACACCTCGTAGGCGTCTTCCGGGCCGCCACAGCCCGACGAGGCGATGACCGGCGTGTCGACGGCGTCGCAGACCGCGTCCGTGAGGGGAACGTCGTACCCCTCCTTGGTGCCGTCCTTGTCGATCGAGTTGACGAACAGCTCGCCGGCGCCCCGGGACTCAGCCTCTTTAGCCCACTTGATGACGTCGATGCCGGTGCCCTCTCGGCCGCCTTTCTTGGTACACTCGAACCAGCAGGACTCGCCGTCGACGTCGAAGTAGTGCTCGCCGCCCTCGTCGAACCGCCGCTTGGCGTCGACGCTGATCACGATGCACTGGCTGCCGAACGCCGCAGCGCCCTCGTTTATCAGCTCGGGGCGTTCGAGCGCGCCGGTGGTGATCGAGACCTTGTCCGCGCCGGCCCGGAGCGTCTCTTTGATGTCCTCGCGCGTCCGGATGCCGCCGCCGACGGTGAGCGGGATGAACACCTCGTCGGCGACGTCTTCGACGACGCCGAGCATCGTTTCGCGACCGTCCGCGCTGGCGGTGATGTCGAGGAAGACGAACTCGTCTGCGCCGGCCTCGTTGTATCGCTTGGCCATCTCGACCGGATCCCCGGTGTATTCGAGGTCCTCGAAATGAACGCCGGTGTACACCGCCGGGTTCCCGTCGTCGTCGAGGTCCACGTCGATACAGGGGATGATCCGTTTCGTGAGACCCATTCTGAACGAATCTACTCGCCCGGGGTATACAAAGGGACCGCTACGGGGCGAAATTAGCCAAGCGCGCGTCCGCGGTCGGTCCGCCGCACGATCACTGGTCGGTCGCCGCACGATCGCCGAACCGCGATCGGCGGCGTCACCCCTCGACCAGCGGCTCCAGTGCGCCGGCGAACGCGACGCCGAGGACGAACCCCGCGCCGTGGGCGTACACGTTGACGAACATGCCGTCGCGAACGGTCTGCTGCGGGAACAGCCCGATCACGAACGTCCCCAGCAGCACCGCGACCAGCGCGACCGGGACGGCCCGCACGGCGACGCGACGCAGCTGGCCGGCGTCGGGACGGAGCGGAACGTCGCCGCCGGACGCCAGTGCGAGCACGCAGAGCGCGGCGCTGACGCCGACCGCGCCCAGCACCAGCGGATCGACGGCGTCGGCGTGGACGACGTAGAACGTCGTCGCGAGCGCGAGCCAGACGAGCGCGCCGGCGAACGTCGCGGTCGACCGGGAGTAGAGCGCCCGCAGCCAGACGAGCAGCGCGACGAACACGAACCCGCCGGTGGCCGCGACGACCGCCGAGAAGCCGCTGCTGGTCGGCGCCGGCCCGGCGTACCAGAGCCGGAGCGTCGCGTAGTTCGCGAGGTTGACCGCGACGGGGACCGCGACGAGCAGCGCGGCCGTGGTCGCGTGGAACCAGCGGCGTCGCCGCGCGCGGAGACAGAGCATGTACGCCATCGGCGCCCCCGCGAGGAACCCGAGCACGTTGTTACGCAGGTGTATCGGCGTCGCGTGGACGTACGCGGCGGTCAGGAACTCCGCAAGCTCGGGATCGGCGTGGTAGAGCGCGAGCCGGGCGCGCTGGTCGGGCGTCGTGAGCGCGTAGACGACCAGCAGCCCGAGCGGGACGGCGAGCAGGACGAGCAGATCCAGCGCGACGGCGTCGCGGCCGTACCCGAGACTCGCGGGACCGGCGTCGCCGTCGCCCAGCGGCTCCTCGGTCGTCTCGTTTTCGGTCGCCACAGTCGTCCTCCGCCGCGGCGTCGCGCGCGGCTATCGGGAGTTCGGTCGGGCGCCGTATCTTTCTTTCCCGGGTCGGGACGCCGTCGGCGACCTGCCGCTACTTCGGCGGGACGCCGAAGCGCCCTCATCGCAGCGGTAACGGCGTCTCTCCGATCGGTCAGGAGAGGTCGTAGACGCGCGCCTCGTAGGGCCGCAGCCGGATCGGCTCCGCGAGGTCGCCGCCCTCGGCGTCGTAGTTTCCGACCAGCAGGTCGGCCTCTCGATCGCCGGCGAACTCGGAGAGGTCGAGTTCGGGTTCGCCGTCGAAGAAGTTGCAGACGACCAGCAGCTCCCCGTCGCCGAGCGTCCGGCGGTAGGCGAACACCTCGGAGTGATCGGACAACAGGAGTTCGTAGTCGCCGTAGACGAAGATGTCCCGATCCTCGCGCAGGTCGATCAGCTCGCGGTAGTAGTGCCAGATCGAGGTCTCGTCGGCGCGGGCGGCTTCGACGTTGATCTCGTCGTGGCGTTCGTTGACCTTGATCCACGGCTCGCCTTCCGAGAACCCCGCGTTCTTCTCGGCGGACCACTGCATCGGCGTCCGGGCGTTGTCGCGGCTGCGCGCCTCGATCTGGTGTCGAACGCCCTCGTAGGAGTCGGCCCACTCGTCGAGCGCGATGTCGACGTGATTGGCCGCCTCGACGTCGCGGATCTCCTCGCGCTCCCAGTCGGCGTTGGTCATGCCGATCTCCTGGCCCTGGAAGACGAAGGGCGTCCCCTGCAGGGTAAAGAGGAAGGTTGCGAGCATCTTCGCCGACTCGCGTCGATACTCGCCGTCGTCGCCGAACCGCGAGACGGCGCGGGGCTGGTCGTGGTTCGAGAGGTAGAGGCAGTTCCAGCCGTCGCCGGCGAGTTGCTCCTGCCAGTCGGTGATGATCCGCTTGAGCTCGCCCAGATCGAGGTCGTCGACGTTCCACTTCCCGCCGTCGCCGGTGTCGACGCCCATGTGCTCGAAGTGGATCAGCATCGAGAACCCCTCGGGGCCGACGTACTCGGTCGCCCGCTCGGCGTCGACGTTGATCATCTCGCCGACGGTCATCACGTCCCGCCCGTCCAGCGTGCGCTCGTACATCTCCTCGAAGTACTGCTCGATGTTCGGACCGTCGACGAAGTGCTCCTCGCCGGTGAGGCCGCCGTTCTCCTCGCCGTCGGGGAGGCCATCGGTCTTGGAGATCAGGTTGACGACGTCCATGCGGAAGCCGTCGATCCCTTTCTCTAACCACCAGTTCATCATCTCGAAGACCTCGTCGCGGACGTCCTCGTTGCGCCAGTTGAGGTCGGGCTGCTTCTCGTCGAACAGGTGGAGGTAGTACTCGCCGCGCTCGTCGTCGTAGGACCACGCCGAGCCGCCGAAGAAGGAGTCCCAGTTGTTGGGCGTCTCGCCGTCCTTCTCGCCCTCGTGCCAGTGGTAGTAGTCGTCGTACCGCTCGTCGCCCTCGCGGGAGTTGACGAACCACTCGTGTTCGTCGGAGGTGTGGTTGACGACGAGGTCCATGATCAGCCGCATGTCTCGATCGTGGAGCTCCTCCAGTAGGCG carries:
- a CDS encoding DNA-directed RNA polymerase subunit L translates to MELRVIESSDEEISIEIGGEDHTFMNVLKGALLETEGVTAATYDVNPEQSGGQTEPILSVKTDETIEPLDAIEDAAGRIRDKTTAFKDAYDAAA
- the hisF gene encoding imidazole glycerol phosphate synthase subunit HisF, with the translated sequence MGLTKRIIPCIDVDLDDDGNPAVYTGVHFEDLEYTGDPVEMAKRYNEAGADEFVFLDITASADGRETMLGVVEDVADEVFIPLTVGGGIRTREDIKETLRAGADKVSITTGALERPELINEGAAAFGSQCIVISVDAKRRFDEGGEHYFDVDGESCWFECTKKGGREGTGIDVIKWAKEAESRGAGELFVNSIDKDGTKEGYDVPLTDAVCDAVDTPVIASSGCGGPEDAYEVFTEADADAALAASIFHFDEYSIRDVKEYLDERGVPVRL
- a CDS encoding alpha-glucosidase — its product is MTEADAPDVDREWWKEAVVYQVYPRSFNDSDGDGIGDIPGIVEKVDYLDELGVDVVWLNPVYESPMADNGYDIADYQSIHPEFGTMDDWERLLEELHDRDMRLIMDLVVNHTSDEHEWFVNSREGDERYDDYYHWHEGEKDGETPNNWDSFFGGSAWSYDDERGEYYLHLFDEKQPDLNWRNEDVRDEVFEMMNWWLEKGIDGFRMDVVNLISKTDGLPDGEENGGLTGEEHFVDGPNIEQYFEEMYERTLDGRDVMTVGEMINVDAERATEYVGPEGFSMLIHFEHMGVDTGDGGKWNVDDLDLGELKRIITDWQEQLAGDGWNCLYLSNHDQPRAVSRFGDDGEYRRESAKMLATFLFTLQGTPFVFQGQEIGMTNADWEREEIRDVEAANHVDIALDEWADSYEGVRHQIEARSRDNARTPMQWSAEKNAGFSEGEPWIKVNERHDEINVEAARADETSIWHYYRELIDLREDRDIFVYGDYELLLSDHSEVFAYRRTLGDGELLVVCNFFDGEPELDLSEFAGDREADLLVGNYDAEGGDLAEPIRLRPYEARVYDLS